The following coding sequences lie in one Rutidosis leptorrhynchoides isolate AG116_Rl617_1_P2 chromosome 6, CSIRO_AGI_Rlap_v1, whole genome shotgun sequence genomic window:
- the LOC139853148 gene encoding transcription factor bHLH63-like, protein MNNHGTTTITGGNDASVFERQQERMKWQQEQSFLIVNDHQLPNIMLSSMQPFQGLVGNIKPDPGMENGWPNFSNGCDDQFPPLMADQNTSKNSSLVSLSPKKRKACENLKLKEVSKEKEDKDKKIKGCSEVISTENSSKGKSKVTEIKKQDFIHVRARRGQATDSHSLAERVRREKISERMKYLQELVPGCNKITGKAGMLDEIINYVQSLQKQVEFLSMKLAALHPRLDIDIDNLITKEMFEVSTLGYSSEMENSTYFHLNSLLEMGNNQIDMMLRKSIGGPVSIPETFVVSSNCYNQMQPSVKWDAELQNPYRMEFQQESSALPYQPQKITGFYEGSNLKMEM, encoded by the exons ATGAACAACCACGGCACCACCACCATCACCGGCGGCAATGATGCAAGCGTTTTTGAGAGACAACAAGAAAGAATGAAGTGGCAGCAAGAACAAAGCTTTTTAATAGTGAATGATCATCAACTTCCCAACATTATGTTATCATCCATGCAACCATTTCAGGGTTTGGTTGGAAATATTAAACCCGACCCGGGTATGGAAAATGGGTGGCCGAATTTTAGTAATGGGTGCGATGATCAGTTTCCACCATTAATGGCAGATCAAAATACATCAAAGAATTCAAGTTTAGTATCTTTGTCACCCAAGAAAAGGAAAGCTTGTGAGAATTTGAAGCTAAAG GAGGTTTCTAAAGAAAAGGAAGACAAAGATAAGAAAATAAAAGGGTGTTCTGAAGTAATTTCAACAGAAAATTCATCAAAAGGGAAATCTAAAGTTACAGAAATTAAAAAACAAGATTTTATTCATGTTCGAGCTCGTCGAGGACAAGCTACTGATAGCCATAGTTTGGCTGAGAGA gTAAGAAGAGAGAAAATTAGTGAGAGAATGAAATATTTGCAAGAGTTAGTACCTGGCTGTAATAAGATCACTGGAAAAGCAGGAATGCTAGATGAAATCATCAATTATGTTCAATCTCTTCAAAAACAAGTAGAG TTCTTGTCCATGAAGCTTGCTGCTCTTCATCCAAGACTAGATATCGACATCGATAACTTGATCACAAAAGAg ATGTTTGAGGTTTCAACACTTGGGTACTCGTCTGAAATGGAGAATTCTACATATTTTCATTTAAACTCGTTACTAGAAATGGGAAACAACCAGATTGACATGATGCTAAGAAAAAGCATTGGTGGTCCAGTTTCAATCCCTGAAACTTTTGTTGTTTCATCTAATTGTTATAAT CAAATGCAGCCAAGTGTTAAATGGGATGCTGAATTACAAAATCCTTATAGAATGGAATTTCAACAAGAATCATCAGCATTACCATATCAACCCCAGAAAATTACAg gtttttatgaagGAAGCAATTTGAAGATGGAGATGTAG